The following nucleotide sequence is from Pagrus major chromosome 13, Pma_NU_1.0.
CAAGTAAGGAATATAAGCCTACCTGTTCACAAGAAACAGAGACATTTCAACAGAAAGTTTTTGTATACTTTTTAGCTATCCGTCATCAGAAAGATATTAACGCTGGGTTTCAATTCCTCCCGTCCAAATTGGAAAATAAACTACCATAAACGCTCAACTTCTACTTGTGGTGCAAAAATCACCACTATCTCATGTGTTTTCCATACCGTGTAAGACGCGGAGTGATGACGTCACTGAAGCCAGTCGCATTTTTTTCCCGTCACCAGTTGGGCGCGACCACACCAACTTGAATTTTCACCGTTAAATGTAAGCAAAAAACATACTACTTTTGTTTTCTGAGGcatttgttttgtataaaagtattaaatattttgtttgaatttattttaaaagcaaaatcGCAACTTAAACGGACTCAAACCGATGTTTTTCACCGTCGCCCCGAATGGATCTGCCCACCCGATGACGTTCACCAATCAAAACAAAGTGGAAGAAATTTGAAATTTACAAACGGAGTCACTTGCGGGACGCTCGCTGTGGATTGTTTAGGCGTGATTATCGTTATCATTTTCAAAAGATGTATTAATTTGCGTTTTAATTTCAGGTGTGTTGGTTGACTGTCAaggagaaaaatgacagaagagTCGGCTGTCAAGGTCTGCGTTCGTGTCCGTCCGCTCATAGAGAGGTAAGTTTTGCGACAACAGTTAACTTACGTTAACTAGCAAACCTGAGTTACAAGTtatgagctaactagctaactctCAACCGTTAGCGTTGACTTTACTGAAAGTAGTGTTGTTAATTTGTCATTGGCCAAATTTTCTAAGCTAAAAGTCTTTGTTTCAGTGAGTATTAAACGTTTATGTGACGCTGGTGGCTGATGCTCCACTTGTAAAAATGTACCTAGCGTCATTGTTTTGGAGCCACTGACCATCAGCGGTACGTTAGTCCTGCATTTGAATGACTACATGgctacaaaaataagaaaactttACACACAAAGTAATAGTTTACACTTTCTAATTAATCTTATGTTATTGCATTGAAACAACACACTGCTTAGTCATGTCTCTACAAATCTAAACTCTTTAGGTAAACTTTGAGATGtaaatatttatgtgtgtattgtgCGATTGTTTTTTACTTGTTCTCTTGTTTTAACAATTGTAACAGCCCTGTCTAGAAGATTAAGTGAAACTTCAGCTTGTCAATGGCTAAAAGTCAGTGGACCAACCATGTTATTACAGTTAGTCCCGAGGGGAATCGTCTGTACCAAATCTAACTAATAGTTGTCCAGACATtacagtctggaccaaagtggcgAACAGTCTAACCAATAGATATTACCATCCCTCACTAATTTGACTCGTGAAGTTGTCTTTTGTCGTTAATAAGATGTGATCTAATTACCACTGACTTTTCACAAAGTgtgtaaagcaacattatgtaggaattggcattttgtgccacttggcgccccccacagtttctgagtgcaacaccactgtcaaaAATACTGAAATGATCGGGCACTGATCATTATTGGCCGATATACATTGTAAAAAGTTTAATCGGTGGTCTATATAGAACCCGATCAGGAGAGCCGTTTGataaacacaggagacagtttCTGTATTCGCTGCTAAAATGTCACAGCCACACACGCCACAGGGCCCTGCTTTTCACTCGCTGCTAACAGTTAAACAACTTTCCTCCTGCCAATATCAATACAGATTTTTTATTACAACGTTATGcattgaaaacttgtatcttgaagtaaacatgtatgtaatgctgtgatcctaccctctcactgaagttacacattgcagaaacaagtgacagggGCGCAGAgtagctgagacagagacaccattcattctattacaagacactacCATCAAAATGGGTTaggtcaaaaagttacataatgttgcattaAGAATCGAGACCTTCATCTCTGATATTATTGACTTTTCAGTACATAATAATTGTGGATGTTTTTGTGAATGAACAGgatttttgatttaaatattatatttagtTTATGTAGTTAGTTCACTGATCCTCCCAACCCTTGATTCATAAAGTCGTTAGGGACTTTTTTCAGCCACAAATTAATTCACATAGAGCAACACTAACCTTTGTCTCttgaacatgtttttgttgagaAAGTCGTATATCTTGAATGTGTGTCCTTGTTACAGGGAAGAAAGTGAGGAGAGTACAGAGCCCGTCCAGCTGTTTTGGAAATCTGATTCAAAATCAATTCATCTGATCGATGATGGGAATTCCAACAGGAGCTTTAGTTTTGGTAGGTTTTGCAGCATGTcgagggttaaaaaaaaagtgttttcaattttttttgtgGTACCTTTGAGACATTTACTATCAAGTTTTATAGCATTATACATCTATTGTACATTCATTTTCCTCTTCTCCTGTTCACAGATCGAGTGTTCGCTGCTGAAGAAACAACCAATCAGCTGTACCAGGGCATTGCAAAGCCTCTGGTTGTTTCCTCTGTTGAAGGATACAATGGTATGTAATGGAAACTGAACGCAGTGAGACCTGTCTTGTTaagtgttgttttattatgtgtatATATCTATTCTGTGTTTGATCCACAGGAACCATATTTGCTTATGGTCAGACTTCCTCTGGAAAGACTTTCACCATGATGGGGAGTGATCGTATTCCTGGAGTGATTCCTCTGGCTGTGGAAGATGTCTTCCAAACCATTAAAAGTGTAAGAATTGTATCACATGTTTGAAACATGCTGTAGTTTGTTGTGAAATCACTGTTTATTTTAACCAACTTACTTCTCATTTGCCTAAAGTGTCCAAAGAAGGAGTTCCTTCTCCGGGTTTCTTACATGGAAATCTACAATGAGACTGTGACTGATCTGCTTGTTGACAGCTGGAAGAGAAAACCACTTGAAGTCCGAGAGACAATCAATGTGAGTGGGCTATTTagatgttttggttttgatggTGTTTTTGCAAATCTTTTTAGGTTTGTACTGATGTACTTTCCTGCCTGTTTTGATTGTGTCTTGCCAACAACTGtgtgcagaaaaacatttatgtgGCTGACCTGACTGAGGAACTGGTAACAAATCCTGCACAAGCCCTGGCCTGGATTCGGAAAGGAGAAAGTAagatctgatgtttttattgaacaGTCGTCCCGTTCACATTATGCACTACTACTACAACCAATATGCTTTCTGCACTGTCTTCCTCTTTAGAGAACCGTCACTATGGAAAGACCAAAATGAACCAGCGGAGCAGCCGCTCACACACCATTTTCCGAATGGTAAGCAAGACCACAACATACAGTAACGTGTAGGATTCTGGGGAAGTGTCGATTTTCTCATGGTTTAATTTTACTTAGATCTTGGAAAGCAGAGAAAGGAGTGACCCAGCATCGGGTGAAAATGCTGATGGAGCCATTATTGTGTCTCATTTGGTAAGCTAGCTTCTTTTTTCAATAACTACTTGTTTTGAATCTTTCTATTAACTTTGCGTTCTGTCTGTatcattgtttgtgttgtaatATTAATTTGGTCAATTTTGCCTTGTCCTCTAGAATTTAGTCGATCTAGCTGGATCTGAGAGAGCAAGTCAAACAGGAGCTGAAGGTAAGGTGGAGTTAAATACATTGATGGAGTTAGTGTATATTATAGTATATGATTTTACAGTAATCAGTTTACAGTAATTTATTCCTTTTGATGTCGTAGGCGCACGCTTCAAAGAAGGTTGCAATATCAATCGCAGCCTGTTCACACTTGGACAAGTGATCAAGAAACTGACCGATGAAAGCCAAAAGTGAGTAAACAGTGAGTAATCAGTGTTCTGACTGCAGAACTCACTTTGTTGAATTTCTGAAACTGTGTGCAAAGTatctaattaaaatgaaaattaacaGGTTTATTTTACACATCTAACTCTCAGGGAAAATATCCTTCAGTATACTCCTTTTGAGGTTAAAATGATGAAGTTGAATGAGTAGTCTTcttaattgatttaaaatggCTCCAGAGTTGTACAGGATCACAGACAGAGTATTTGGTTCTCCAGTTCCATCATTTAGGAGGAAACAGTCCATGTTTATATAAAGGTAAATGATGTGAAGGAAGaggaaacagattttaaaaatagctAATGAATAGGCctatttgtatgttttgaacATTGGCTCAATGTCATTCTGTGTCTTCAGGGGTTTCACCAACTACAGAGACAGTAAGCTAACCCGCATCCTACAGAACTCATTGGGTGGGAATGCTAAAACTGTCATCATCTGTACCATCACTCCTGTCGCTCTGGATGAAACCCTCAGCACTCTGCAGGTTGGTGAAATATGCAGATTTAATACTCAGGACTGggcaatatattaatattatatcgttattgtgatatgacacTAGATATCTTAGATTGAGACTGAGAGCTCAAAGCAGATGTTGTTtcatgaaaacttttttttttcctaatagTTTGCCAGCACtgcaaagaaaatgaagaacgACCCTCATGTGACAGAGGTGTCTGATGACGGGGCTCTGCTCAAAAGGTACCGAAATGAAATCGTCGACCTCAAGCGACGACTTCACGAGGCAAGTGtcatctgtctttttctctcttcattcatGTTCTGTTTGGCCTGTCTCTGCAAGTTGCATGACTGCAGCACTTTCTACCCACTGACGTGTGGATGACCTCCCTACAGGTTTCTTCAGTCACACAGACGACAGCGACGGAGAAGGAGTTTCTTTCCCAGCTGCTCCAAGAGAAGGATCAGCTCCAGAGAGAACAAGAGGACAGGATCAAAAACCTTACGAAACTGATCATCACCAGCTCAACCCTGGTTCCTGTTCACAAGGTAAATAATGACACAAAGCTGGAGTTAGAGAACAGCCTTGTCTACATTATCTTCGTCTTAATGCTGAtgaatgttttgtctttaagaTGCCAAAACGCAGAGTGACATGGGGAGGAAAAATGATCAGACTGgcccgtccgtctgtctgtggtGTTGGCTCATCTGACCTCAGCTTTGCAGACCCTTTAACTCGGAAGAGGAAAGCAGACCGCTCCTGTTTAATGGAGCTGGGTGAAGGTAAAGGAACACAGTGTATACTGCAAATCAAAATTCATCCAATAATTCCCATCAGACTATCACTTAATGCATACATGGTATACTTTAACAGAGGATGAGAGCTTTGACTCTCACTGGGAGATTCCTGATGAGCCGTCAGATGAAATGGAGATTAATCAGAGCTCTGTGACTGTTCGAAGCTTCGGAGACAGGTGAATGTCCTTTTATAATCTATGATATTATGAGCTTATTTTTCCTCCTTTGTTTTAGGTCAAACACATggcatttatattttatcttttctttagTCCCAAAGACTTTGTGTCTCCAGACCGGATGCATGACCTCTCAGGGAAAGTGTCCGACCTTGAGGTACAGCTGGAAATGGAGACCCAACACAAAAAGGAGGCCTTGGAAAAGGTTCAAACATTAGATGGCAAAGTGGcagagctggagctgcagcTTCAGACAGAGGCCCAGCAGAAACAAGAGTTCCTGGAGAAAATacagacagcagaacagaagGCAGCCGAGCTGGAGCTGCAACTGCAACTGCAAACGGAGGTCCTGGAGAAACACGAAACCCTGGAGAAAATACCGATAGCAGAAGAGAGGATGGCTGAGCTGGAGCTGCAGATGCGAACAGATGCCCAGCAGAAAAATGAGACTCTGGAGAAAATACAGATAGCAGAAGAGAGGGTGGCAGAGCTGGAGCTGCAACTGCAAATGCAAACAGAAGCCCAGCAGAAACACGAGACCCTGGAGAAAATACAGATGGCAGAAGAGAGGgtggcagagctgcagctgcagctgcaaacaGAAACCCAGCAGAAACATGAGGCTACAGAAAAGGTGGAGATGTTGGAGTTCAGAGTGGCAGACCTGGAGAGACAGCTGGAAGAGCAGAGCCACATTCCGAGTGAAACTGAACAGGTGTGCTGGAGAAATCCTCAATTACTTAAATGACATGATTACATCTGATTACTCAATCTGACACTGTCCTTAGAGGATATTTGGAGGACTGACCTGCTTTCATCTAATTATCCCccctataataataatacatgagAACAGCGCTTTTTTAAGTAGTTGTTTCGATCTGGCTCGGTTGTGCTTGCTGATATTCGTACTAATATTAATTGACTTGTGTTCCAGATGAGAAGAGAGTTTGCAGAGACCATCCAGCTGTGTGAAACTCTGGCTTCAGAGAAGGTAATCTCACAACTTAGTAgcttgttttgcttgtttggAGTCTATTTCAACAACAAAAGGGTTTATTCAAGCTACGTAAGGGAAATGCTTACTGCTGCTTAAATTGATGAAACTGTTGAAATGTTTACAGGACATAGTGGTTGGTGAGCGAGACTACCTGAAAGAGGAGCTGGGGATGTTCATAGAGCAGATTCAGAGTCTGGAGAAAGCGAACGCTGCCATGtcacaggagctgcaggagaagcGAGAGACGGACGAGTTTGAGTCTCTGGAGGAAGAGTTCAGGAAGGAGCACGAGGTAAAGTTACTGATTTGTCTCCATCAGATTCCACTTAAAGTGCTTAGATCAATGGATGGTAGAAAGATTGGTTtggatttgtttgttgttgttatttattaatttaattaatttacactgtttattttgttttgatcttCCAGAAcaagttgaaaaatgaaatatctaGCTTGAAGACGGCAGTCGAATCATCTGAACTCCAGTGCCTGGAGCTTCAGGTAAGATGACATGCTGAGGATTTCCTCCACGGGttaattagaaaaaataaataaattgatttgtttttttaaacacagatgttCATTGATTCTGTAACTATTACAAACAGGACCATTGAAGTGTGGCAGGTTCCTTGaatgttctttatttttgttttctctagAACAAACTTGAAACTCTGTCCGAGGAGCTAAAGAAGAAAAGTGACTTTGCAGAGGAACTTCAGTGTATGGTACGCATGTTTTTAACTGTTCATAGAAGGTACAACATGAAGCCAGTcaacaaaatgattattttagtAGAGATAGGCAGACGGTGTTGGAAATGGTTGTCATTAAGCATGCTAAATCTGTCTTGTTGCCTCCGCGCAGAGCGGTAAGGACTTGGTGCAGGAGGTGGCGAAGCTTCGCCGCTCTCTGGATGATGCTGAGGGgctcagcagagacacaaagaagGAATGGGCTTTCCTGCGCAGTGAAAACATCGCACTGGAGGAGAGAGCTGTGAGTGGGATTAACACAAACAGTCTGACCATAAACTCCAACTTCCTTGGTTCAAATCTCTCATCTAGTGAAAATTGAAAAGCCATAAAATCCTCAAATGATAATTTGAGTACttcttccaaaataaaatgaaccaAAGTTATATAAAAAGTTATACCGCAAGAAAGATTTCACAATAGTATACAACGTAGATGCAAGGTTTTACTACCTGTACTGCTGACATCAAGACCAATATCTTTGTGGTGTTTCTTGTCATGGTCTCCTTTGCAGGTGACTCTATCTGTCAACCATGATAAGCTGGACAATGAGGTGAACAGCCTGCGCTTTCAACTTGAGACGGAGAAGTCACGCTTCAGGAAGATGCAGACAGATCTCCAAAAAGAGCTGAATGTTGTGTTCGACGAGAACACCAAGCTCACCACTCTGCTGGATGGAAAAGTCCCAAAGAGTAGGTTTTAAATTTAAGTGTTTATATAATGAACCTCTGTTAAATTACTCTATAATGCAATGTAACTTCTGCATACAttcaatgtgtaaaatcagaTGGGAGTTATGAGATGTTCTCTGTCTCCAGATCTGATAGACAGCGTGGAACTTGAAAGAACAGTGTCTAATCTTAACAAAGAGCTGACGGCGTCTCGTGAAGCAGAGGGAGCCCTCAGAGCTCAGCTGGAGGAACTGTCTTCATTCCAGGCTCTCCCAGAGAAGGTGGACAGTTTGACGAAGCAGGTCAGTCCTCCAAAAATCCTCTTAAGGACTGTGTCATTTGAGATAGAGAGCACGTTGCAAGTAGTCATGTGATTTCATTCTGTGTTGCCTCAGGTGTGCGAGTTGACCGAGGAGCTGTGTGCTGTTCAAACTCAGAGAGACGGTCTGCTCTCAACTCAAGCTCAGTGTCAGGAGGAGGCTCAGCAGCTCAGAGACTTCCTGCAGACATCCCAGGATGAGATTCTGAAAATCCAAGCAGACTTTAGTGCTGCTGCGCTGAGGGAGAAGGAGCTGAGTGAGCAGTGTGCTGATGTGACACAGCAGCTGGATTCACTTCGCTCAGACCTGGAGCGATCTGATGCTGAGAAGGGTCAGCTCATGGCTACTATGGAGGAGATGGTCTATAAAGTAAGTTATGGAACTTAAATATGGGTGCTGTTTGATCATGATTTAACCTTTATCAGCTTTGAAGTCCTTAAATGTTTCAGGTTTTTATTGATAATCGTTTGTCGGTAGAAAAATGGTCCTGACTCCTGGCGATCTTACTTTGGCCTTAATCATCCATGTTTAGATATATTGGCTGTATGGTTATGGCAGTATGTGCAGGCAGaaccaaaaatacatatttgttttTGGTGTGGGTTGCTGAGTTTCGGAGATCTCGGTCGTAGACATGTCTGCAGTCTCTTAAATACAATCATACTAGATGGCACTGTCTCTTTCTAGATATCATGACCTGTTAACTAAAGACGATCCACAGatcttgttgtgagcagtttcatgtaggaactactTTCTGTCTCCCAAACTACACCCGCCAACCGAATCACTGCGAGGAAGaaagcgtgcatctactcagtGCTAGAGATTGAGGCCAAAAAACTTCTACCACAAAATCATGgtaatgttattttcttatttcagcTGCAGGAGAGTGAAGAACACAGAGCGTCACTggaagaaaaactgaaagagATGCAGCAGCTGATGAAGGATTTGGAGGAGAAGCTTGCCGACAGTGAAAATTCCAgaagcacagaggaggagatcAGTAAAGAACTTCAAGAACAAGTATGATACGACATTTCTTATCAAGTCAGATCTTTCTCAGAGTGTTCTCCTGACACTTTGTTTTTCTAGTTAAACCAGCTGTTTCCTGTCCCTGTTCTAAATGAGcccatgtgttgttttttgatttACATTGCGCCGTATGTATCTTATTTTTAGGCTGCAGAGACACAAGCTCTTCTACAATCTCTTCAAGATGACCTCCaagagcagaagcagaagatCTCTGATCTGATGAACCTCAATGAGCAAAAGGAATCTGATGTGAGTTTAAATTGTAGCAAGGCAGTTTTTTTCTTAACCAAGACTTCATTGTCAATGATCTGACTGATAGTTGGAAATCTGTCCAACAGACACTGAGTCTGACACAGGAGCTTCAGAGTATGCGAGATGAGAAAGAGACTCTCCTGACGGCCGGTGTTCAGAGCTctgcagaggaggtggagaagctCCAATCTACTGTGGCTTCTCTCACTGAAGAAAGAGACCAGCTCAAGATGGACATGCAGGAGAATGTGGAGATGGTGAGTTACCATGCGGCCACTTTGCCCGTCCAGatattaaaaatgcattcatttCCATCAGCTCTGTTGGACctatgctgtttgtttttgtctctacATGTCAAatgaaagtatttttatttttaccaaacAGATGATTGAGAatcaggaggagctgagggcAGCCCTGGAGAGGAATCGTCAACAGAAGGAGCTGATCAAACAACTGGAGACCGCACAAACATCTAAACACGATGGTCCTCCCAGTGAGATGAGTGCACAGCAAGAGGAGCTGCAAACACATGTAAGAGCTTCTTGATTCATCAGGAAAATTTTAAAATCTTACACGATACCATGACATTACTTACTTCAGCTTTATAGGTATTCAttgtaaaatatgatttttttccccccttatAATAGCTGAAGACTCTGACTGCAGAGCTTGAGAGTGTGAGGGCAGAGAGGGACGGTCTGCTGTCTGAGAGGACGGTCGGAACTCAAAGTGCAGAaatggaggagctgctgtgcAGAGTGACGTCTCTCAGTGAGGAGAGAGATCAGTTGCAGGAGACACTGGAGGGACTGAGACAGGAGAAGCAGCAGCTCAAAGCAGAGCTGGAGGACAGGATGGAGATGGTATGTTGACACTATTTCTTCATAAGGGTGattatttcatttgtatttaatCCCCGTTGGCCCAGAGGAGACAATTaaaagtgatgtgttttttgtcgCAGGTTGCACTGGCCCATGGTGGGTTCAACCAGCCAGAAATGCTGTCATCAGAACTGCAAGCACAGGATGTGACAGTAACCCAACTTCAGCAAGAGGTAATAGCAGTTCTTATTGTCAagaaatcccatgaaaagacccaAATCCACAATAAACATATCttaacaaatgttttgtgtgtattagggctgcaacatattgttattttcattattgataaatctgcagattattttcgTGATTAATCGATGACTCtattttctataaaatgtcaaacaattgcAAAAAAGACCAAAGTGACATCTCAAAAAGCTTCTATTTTCAAACCAACAGTTTAAAACCGCAAagctcttcatttactgtcataaatgacaaagaaaggcagcaaatcctgacacataagaagctggaaccggcaaatgttctacatttttgactttttgccCTGCTGCCTCAAATACTCTTGACAATTgacaatgagaaaaatatatattaacaCTAACCTTATCCTCCAAAACTCTGGTGTTTagtttaaaatacttaaattatGGAATGTTGCTATTTTCCTCCCCAGATAGAACAACTACAGGCTACTCTACAGGCCGTCAGTGAGCAGAAGAGCCAGTTGGAAGGTGATCTGCAGCGAAATATGGAGATGGTGAGGGTGAAGTTGTTTTTGGTCAAACTGATGTCTTTGGGGtttaaataaaatctgaatgTCAGTGATATTAAATGGCTTACACTCAcacatttcttcatattttctaacttttttcccccaaaatttTAGGCTAAAGAGACTCAAAGCCTTCTACATTcacttcagcagcagctccaggagCAGAATCAAAGAAACATTGACCTGGAAAGAGTAAACCAAGAGAGGCAAGCTCAGCTAGAACAACAGGTCTGTCCCTTGCAACATATTTCACTAAAGCTGTATGTTGAGTTGTATTTTAGCTCTTTTGAATTATaaattgttttcttattttaggTTGCAGAGACTCAGAGTCTCCTTCATTCTCTTCAAGAGGAGCTCGACGAGCAGAAGCAAAGGAGCTCAGATCATATGAAACTCTGTGAGCAGAAGGAATCTGACTTAGAGCAGCAGGTGAGTTGAAATGCTACCAAAGGACATGTTAAAGTCTGAACTTTATTGTCGGTGTTCTGACCCCTAGTTGGAAATATCCCCTCTTTAACAGATGAAGACTTTGACTGAGCAGCTTGAGAGTGCACGAGCAGAGAGGGACGCCCTGTTGTTTGAGAAGGAAGCCGGCTCTCAGACCTCcacagaggagatggagaagctACTGAGTAGAGTGACGTCTCTCAGCGAGGAGCGAGATCAGCTGCAGGAGACACTGGAGGGACTGAGAcaggagaagcagcagcttAAAGCAGAGCTGGAGGACAGGATGGAGATGGTATGTTAATACGCTTTTTTTGTAGATTAACGTTTTGGTGTATCCCGTCCCTTTCACAAGAATCTGGTTGCTGTTTCCGGGAAAAATACCCATGATTGTTAGCATGTATGTCTATGTACATACAGAAGACTAGCATATATactgaaacaaaatatttctcttAACCACAATCCCATGCAACTGTTGTAGTTAAATACTGAAGCCCATCCTAGAAACTTCAGTTGTTATGGTAATACGACTGGATTCTATTCAAATATGAAAGAAGTTGATATCACAACATTTGACAAAACACTTCTGTGATGAATTATTTGCAGAAAATCATTTATGGTGAGAAATTCCAAGAATTCAGGGAGTGCAAAGTGTGCACAAGAGTGTGAAAAGTTTGAATGCCTTTAAACCTTGTGCAAACTGAGGTCACATTgttctccctctgtgtttcaGATGCAGTGTGagtttcagcagcagctcagctctgAGCCACAGTCACTGAAAGAAGAACACGAGGAACAGCGACTTCTGCAGGTTAGATCATCGCGCTCACTTCACCTCATCGTTGTGACATTTTACATTGTCGCTCTTGCATTCACATTTGACTTATACTGAGAAGCGTCCCTGTGTGGTGTTTCAGATCCAACAGCTGAAGGAACAACTGGAGAAAACAAAGGAGGAGGCGACCCAGATGAAGTCTGACCTTCAGGAAAATGTAGAACTGGTGAGTTtttatctttcttcttcttctttatcacAATTACTAAACATTGGGCGCTTTTATTCAGAGATCAGAGAAAAACATTGAACGTCATTAATAGTTcagattttagatttttgttgtattactcAGCATATCGTTGCAGCTGTAGTAACGAGACGGCTGAAAAATTATTGATGGTAGACTGTTGACCTTATATTGTGCACTCACTTTTAGTGACTTTGTAAAGAAAAGATCTTTACTTGTATCCTCTTGTGGTGTTAATATCTTTTCAGATGATTGAGAaccaggaggagctgagggtGTCCCAGGAGAAGATCAAAGTCCTACAAGATGAGATCAACATGCTGAGGAGTCAGAaggcagagctggagagcaATGGAGAGAGTGTCCTCCAGTCACAGGAGCTCCAAAACCAGGCAGGACtacatttttatatgtaaaGGAGACACAGAATGAACCTGCTGTCTAAAGCGGTTGATTTTTAACAATTATTTCTCCACTCTGTCCTGACAGATCCAAATCCTGACTGAGGAGCTCGAGAGTGTGCGAGCAGAGAGAGACGGTCTGCTGTCTGAGAGGACGGCCGGCGCTCAGACTCACAGCGAGGAGATGGAGAAGCTGCTGAGCAGAGTGACGTCTCTCAGTGAGGAGAGAGATCAGCTGCAGGAGACACTGGAGGGACGGAGACAGGAGAAGAAGCAACTCGAAACAGAGCTGGAGGACAGGATGGAAACACTACAGTCTGAGGTTTGGAACAGTTTTGTCGTATGTAGCTCTGTGTGCAGTAGCAAAGCTatcaaaaatgtcttctgtgtttGGTGCATTTTGCAAATATTTGGAGAATACAAATGACTAACGGGCCATTTTCTACTTCAACAGATAGCCCAGCTGGGTGTGTCTCTACAGACAATCACTGAGCAGAAGAAGCAGCTGGAAGATGATCTGCAGCACAACATGAATGAGGTGAGGCCACTGCTCGTCACATGCTCCTACTTGGCTGTAATTAAACAGCTTTTGGCAG
It contains:
- the cenpe gene encoding centromere-associated protein E yields the protein MTEESAVKVCVRVRPLIEREESEESTEPVQLFWKSDSKSIHLIDDGNSNRSFSFDRVFAAEETTNQLYQGIAKPLVVSSVEGYNGTIFAYGQTSSGKTFTMMGSDRIPGVIPLAVEDVFQTIKSCPKKEFLLRVSYMEIYNETVTDLLVDSWKRKPLEVRETINKNIYVADLTEELVTNPAQALAWIRKGEKNRHYGKTKMNQRSSRSHTIFRMILESRERSDPASGENADGAIIVSHLNLVDLAGSERASQTGAEGARFKEGCNINRSLFTLGQVIKKLTDESQKGFTNYRDSKLTRILQNSLGGNAKTVIICTITPVALDETLSTLQFASTAKKMKNDPHVTEVSDDGALLKRYRNEIVDLKRRLHEVSSVTQTTATEKEFLSQLLQEKDQLQREQEDRIKNLTKLIITSSTLVPVHKMPKRRVTWGGKMIRLARPSVCGVGSSDLSFADPLTRKRKADRSCLMELGEEDESFDSHWEIPDEPSDEMEINQSSVTVRSFGDSPKDFVSPDRMHDLSGKVSDLEVQLEMETQHKKEALEKVQTLDGKVAELELQLQTEAQQKQEFLEKIQTAEQKAAELELQLQLQTEVLEKHETLEKIPIAEERMAELELQMRTDAQQKNETLEKIQIAEERVAELELQLQMQTEAQQKHETLEKIQMAEERVAELQLQLQTETQQKHEATEKVEMLEFRVADLERQLEEQSHIPSETEQMRREFAETIQLCETLASEKDIVVGERDYLKEELGMFIEQIQSLEKANAAMSQELQEKRETDEFESLEEEFRKEHENKLKNEISSLKTAVESSELQCLELQNKLETLSEELKKKSDFAEELQCMSGKDLVQEVAKLRRSLDDAEGLSRDTKKEWAFLRSENIALEERAVTLSVNHDKLDNEVNSLRFQLETEKSRFRKMQTDLQKELNVVFDENTKLTTLLDGKVPKNLIDSVELERTVSNLNKELTASREAEGALRAQLEELSSFQALPEKVDSLTKQVCELTEELCAVQTQRDGLLSTQAQCQEEAQQLRDFLQTSQDEILKIQADFSAAALREKELSEQCADVTQQLDSLRSDLERSDAEKGQLMATMEEMVYKLQESEEHRASLEEKLKEMQQLMKDLEEKLADSENSRSTEEEISKELQEQMKTLTEQLESARAERDALLFEKEAGSQTSTEEMEKLLSRVTSLSEERDQLQETLEGLRQEKQQLKAELEDRMEMMQCEFQQQLSSEPQSLKEEHEEQRLLQIQQLKEQLEKTKEEATQMKSDLQENVELMIENQEELRVSQEKIKVLQDEINMLRSQKAELESNGESVLQSQELQNQIQILTEELESVRAERDGLLSERTAGAQTHSEEMEKLLSRVTSLSEERDQLQETLEGRRQEKKQLETELEDRMETLQSEIAQLGVSLQTITEQKKQLEDDLQHNMNEASTTQELLKSVQEELCEQKQMNSDLEKLSQEKECSLDQQIRTLTEKLESVEAERDSLLSEKEASCQTSTEEMEKLLCRVTSLSEERDQLQGTLEGLRQEKQQLKAELEDRMETLQSEIWTLSEKLVSVETERDGLLTEKEDGRQTSTEEMEKLLSRVTSLSEERDQLQETLESLRQEKKQEITELEDRMETLQTEMQQLNQQLQMYTEKQTRTEAEAHASQQLLSEANSTISALQEQLSTRGVKETISSRLQDSTGQLQESFRRFQHFIDTCSKFNSVMDKTLRGEKHPSLIPLPKATMNTHSAVCNLGQQSLQSLGHILAHLQSQAQIYRNLFEELVKKDLAVFEERRQHDVLLCRVQATSYSVKDEGFSTLLEHRLTELLDKRQRYLQKMCSILEKLRSNMACLPSELSSEARERERFKEQLQTAMAKEPKNYSGLDSILGCELERRSAVVHSRKMTLQSIINDHDGLCKELKSLEAQADSELREEKSKSSTLLQASQGAPMKDNQQLVLQLQQTEEKVKALSVQNDQLRDAQIKANNRVSTHKEATQLLQTELQDSRAQVEEKENTIQTLRNKLRESEKNAPPTAVEMEKLRKKLFKMEVELTSASDKHQLEIQRMTTLLNEKEDSLRKLKEALRKAQQQGEDSFLQGEDLHARLTNPRGVVIKSSVMLEKTKLEEEIKQLRLKITELESLVSSQHAEISKWKSRAIKLKVKTKVDKPSPPCTPTKRGLPMTSDSSNFLSSPKKFLVTPKKVLDSPRRVLESPRKLLDSPKASLLDSPKSRFFDVGGSSELLSRTCPKQFFDNSSLGTIPEVSDVPDTSDAETDAAVGADRKEEWWPQSPKQEDMCKTQ